A segment of the Candidatus Latescibacter sp. genome:
AATGTGAAGGTGTAACTTTTTTAAAAAAACCAATTAAGCCTTGTATTGCAGTCTTTTAAGTCCCCCTTTGGGGGATTTAGGGGGCTGTAGTTTTAACGTTAACAGAGACTAAAATCTCTTTTACATGCATAATTCGGGTTAGGTTCAATCTTATTAATCCTGTTAATCCTGTCAAATTTGTTCGTTCTTTTCCTTGCGTTTTTTGCGAGAGAAATACTTTATGAAACTCCTACCGGAAGAACCGGATCTATTCGAGAAACCTGACTCCGAGAATAAAGAAGGGGCTGAAACAAAACGCCATTCCCTGGCCGAGCGCCTGCGTCCTGAAACACTCGAGGAATTCGTGGGGCAGGAGCACCTGGTCGGGAAAGAGGCGTTTCTTTCGGAGGCGATCAGAAAGGATCAGATATCTTCGATTATCCTCTGGGGGCCGCCCGGTTCAGGGAAAACCACCCTGGCAAGATTGATCGGCCATTATACCGATGCGGAGTTTGTATCTTTTTCCGCAGTGGTCAGCGGTGTCAAAGACATTCGTGAAGTGATAGCCTATGCCCGTCAAAGCAAGAAAAAAACCATCCTGTTCGTGGATGAGATTCACCGGTTCAACAAAGCCCAGCAGGATGCCTTCCTGCCGTATATCGAAGACGGCACCATCATTCTCATCGGGGCGACAACCGAGAATCCCTCGTTCGAGGTGATAGCGCCGCTCCTTTCACGGTCACGGGTGCTGGTGCTGGATCCGCTCACCGAGGAGCAGATTCGCAGGATAGTCTCTCATGCGGTAGAGGACAGGGAGCGTGGATTGGGGAATACCGTTGCCGGAATCGAGGATAAAGCCACTGAAGCTCTGGTGTCATTCAGCGGAGGGGATGCCCGCCGCGCGCTGAATACCCTTGAGCAGGCGTCAATCCTGGCAAGGAAGGGAGGAAAGAAAGGCCGGATTGTCACTCTCTCCGATGTGGAAAAAGCCGCCCAGCGGAGAATGCTCCGCTATGACCGCGCCGGCGAGGAGCACTATAATATCATCTCGGCAATCCACAAAAGCATGCGCGGCTCAGACCCGGATGCAGCTCTCTACTGGTTTGCCCGTATGCTCGAGGGAGGAGAGGACCCCCTGTATATCGCGCGCCGTGTGGTGCGGTTCGCCGCGGAGGACATCGGAATCGCGGATTCCCATGCCCTGCAGGTGGCCATAGCCGCCACCGAAGCCTACCGTTTCCTGGGGACGCCGGAGGGTGAGCTGGCCATCGCCCAGGCCATTGTGTACTGCGCGACCGCACCGAAATCCAATGCGGTATATACGGCATATTCGGAAGCGCGCCATGACGCCCGTCAGTTCGGGGAGCTTCCGGTGCCTTTCCATATCCGGAATGCCCCCACTCCGCTCATGCGTGAGCTGGGATACGGGAGGGGCTACGTCTATGACCACGAAACCGAAGACCGATTTTCCGGGCAGGAGCATCTCCCCGAAAAGCTCCTGGGGAAGGTGTATTACCACCCAACCGGTTTCGGCTATGAAAAAATCGTGGGAGAACGCCTGAGATGGTGGGCGGACCAGAAACGAAAAATACGGGAAGAAGAGAAAGGGAAGGAAACGAGCGAGTGACCGAAAGAAAGCACAATAAGGAAAGTAACGATACTGCAAAAGGTCTTTTGGCGATCGATGTTGACGGGACCCTTATCACAGATCACGGAGTCATCACAGACGCGGTATACAGCGCGCTGGAGAGAGTTATCCACGCCGGCTGGGAAATCGTCATCGCCACCGGCCGCACCTGGTATGCCGCCCAGCAGGTGATAGAGAGCCTTCCCTTTGTCCGCTATGCCCTGTTCAGCAACGGCGCCTGTATTATTAACGTGCGGGAGGCGGGTATTCTGCGCCTGGATAAAATCCCTCCCGAGGTATCACGAGAAGTTATCGGGGCTGTTCGGGCAAACGGGGCCATACCGGTTCTTTACAACACGAACATTTTCAATCAGAGCATGTTCTATGACACCCTTGAAAACGCCTGCGAGTACTTTACCTGGTATCTGACCAACGACCGCCGGAGCGTCCGGGTTCGGGATATTCTGGAGCATGCAGATGATGTCATGCAGATCGGCATGATTGAGGACCGTCACACGATCTTCCGGATCAGGCAGGCGCTTCAAAAGTATCCGGTTAGCGTGATGTCGCTTCCCTTTGAGAGCGCGCATTTCGGGGGAAAGGATCACGAGTTCTGGTTTCTCCAGATCATGGGTGAGAATGTCTCCAAAAACCGTGCGCTCCACTCTATGGCCGGATGGCTGGAGATACCGAAGGGAAGAATCGTTGCGGTGGGCGACAATTACAACGACGCCGACATGATTGCAGGCGCCGATGTCGGAGTAGCCATGGGGAATGCCCCGGAAGAAATCCGGAAACTGGCCAGGGTTGTGGTGGCGTCAAATAACGATTCCGGCCTGGCGGAAGTGGTAGAAAAGGTGGTTTTGTCGGAGCGGTTTTTCAAATAGGATTGAACAGGTATGTCGTTAAGTAAGCCAAGGTGATTATCCGAAAGATATATCCCCCCTACCCCCCTTATTAAGGGGGTAAAAAGAAAATTGTTCACTTTACTATATAAACATTTTTTAAGATTTGACAGAACCCTCTCTCTAAGTTCCCCCCTTAATAAGGGGGGATGCCGAAGGCAGGGGGGATACTTAAAGTCACAGGAGCAATCAATTACTCTTATTTACGTATGTTGCTGACTTAACGACATAACCAATATAGAATTATGTTACAGAAGGGTTCGATACCATAGAGGACTGAAAGGAAAAATAATGGTCGATGTGGACAAATGCCTGAACATGCTTGACGAAAAAGAAGTTATCCAGGTCACTCAGGAGATGGTGCGAATACCTTCTCTCACCCGATATGAGGGGCTGGGCATGGTGAATTTCATGGAGCGCTGGTGCAAAGACCTGGGCATCCCTGTGCGAATTTATCCATACAATACCGACCGGGCGAATTTCTTTGCGGACTTCGGAGCGACCGGCGGGCCGGGCAGGTACATCTTCAACGGCCACATGGACACGAAACCGGTGGAGGGGATGACAGTCGATCCCTTCGGCGCGGAAATCCGTAACGGCAAGATGTACGGCCGCGGCGCCTGCGACATGAAAGGCGGAATCGCCGGCATTCTCTGCGCTTTCAAGGCGCTGGTCCGCGCAGGATTCAGACCACGGGGCGGGATTACTTTTTTCAGCGACATCGATGAGGAGTTCGGAGGGACAGCCGGTTACTACTGGGCAAGGCAGCAGGGGCTTTATGCAGGATACGAGGGGCTTATCTCCTGCGAGCCGACCGAACTGGAGGTGCAGATCGGAAATCGCGGCTGCTTTGTTACCGCGTTCGAAACCATAGGGAAGTCGGCGCATTCCGGCCTCGCTTACCTCGGAGTCAACGCCATCCACAACATGGTCCTTTTCATCACCGAATATCTGAAGCTTCCCTACCTGAATGTGGAAAATCAATGGTTCGGCAGGTGCACGGTAAATTTCGAAAAAATCGATGGGGGGCTCTATCTCTCCGCGGTGCCCGACCGCTGCATCGCCTGCCTGGACTCGCGCATCATCCCCGAAACCCCTCCGGAGATGATCCAGCAGCAGCTCAATGAACTCATGGATCGTTTGAACCATGAGCACGGCATCAATATCCACGAAACCAAAGAGCCGGAAGGCTGGCGGGTGCGAAGCTACAAGGCCAAGGCGGAAACAATCCCGGCCGACCATCCGCTCACTCTCCGCGCCATCAGGGCGTATGAAAAGGCGACAGGGAAAAAGGCCGTCATTTCCGGCTGTCCGGGGATAACCATCGCCATGGTGTTGATTGAAATGGGTATTCCCGCCATTATTTTCGGCCCCGGCTCCATCGCCCAGGCTCACACCGAAGATGAATTCGTTCCGCTCGCCGACCTGGTGGAAGCCGCCCGGAGCTATACGGCGCTCATGGCGGGAATGTAAAGAAAAGGAAGAATACAGGAGCCAGAAGTCAGAAGACAGAAGAAAAAAATATTTCTCTCGCAAATACACAAAGAGAAAAAAAGAATAAAGAATAAGATGATTATCCGGTTATGTCATTTGGTAAGTATTTTTGAAAATATTGCGCCTTGAATGCACATTTAGATCCTGAAACGAGTTCAGGATGACACGTGTCATGCCGAACTTGTTTCGGCATCTAAAGATACGATCACGAACCTTATCTAATGGCATACCCACATAAGATTATCCTTGGAAGTGCAGAAAAGGATAGAGGGGCAGATTTGAAATCTTCCCCTTTTCTTCATATGCAGCACTTGGCAAGCTTTCATTTTCTAAGAAAATGCTTTGTTTGTGACAAATGTCACATCTTTTGGTTAAAGGGAATGGTATGTTAATCCACGGAGTTCTTAAAGTAAGTTTCCCGACGTATTACACAATCTCAAAAAAAGAGGGGTTTGTATGAAACGCTCGATGTGTCTCATGGCGGTGTCAGCGGTTTTGGCGCTCACGACGTTTATGGTAAGTCCAGGAGTAACGTATGCTAAAGGATCGGGGCCGATTACCACAGTAACCGTATCGCCTGATTCTGCAACAGTACAGGTTGGAGGTGAAATTCAATTTTCAGCTAAAGCTCTTGATGCTGGCGGCGCTGCGGTTGATACCACCTTTACCTGGTCGGTCAACAGAACAGATCTCGGTTCCATCGATAAGACCGGCCTCTTCAAAGCTTTGAAGGCGGGAGAAGTCATAATTACCGCAACTGCTGGAGTTAAGAAAGGCAATGCCCGGGTTACAGTGATTGCAGGAAGCGCCACAACCGGAGGAGCAACAGCCAAAAAGGTTGAAATTTCCCCCAAAAAGGAAACGGTCATCGTAGGTAAAACCCTCCAGTTTGAGGCCGCAGCCAGAGATTCCCTCAACAGACGGATACAAACTGTCATAACCTGGTCTGTGTCCGACCAGAAGATCGGTTCCGTTGATGGAAACGGGCTGTTCAAGGGATTGGCGGCGGGGAGTGTGATGGTGATTGCCAAAGCCGGTGCTGTGTCTGATACTGCGAAGGTTACAGTAATTGCCGAACAGCCGCCGGTGCAGGAACCGACGGTGGCAATCCTTCAGATCTATCCGGAGAAAGCGAGTGTTGCGGTTGGTGCGACCGTCAAGTTCGAAGCAGGCCTCAAAGATGCAAAAGGGAACGAAGTCCAGGCGACTGTTAAATGGGCGGTAAACAACAAGACGCTGGGCTCAGTCGACGATACCGGGCTTTTTAAGGCCCTTGCGGCCGGAGACGTCCAGGTTATCGCATCAACTGGGGCGGCGGCGGATACGGCGTTCGTTACGGTCACCCAGGGGGAACCTCCTGTGGATGCCGGCGTCAACCAAGTCGCCATTTTCCGGCAGTTACCGGACGGTAAAATCACGAAATTCGGATCGGGTACGGTTGAGAACGGCACTGTCACCATCGGGGGAATACCTCATCCGCTCAATTTTTTAAACGGCATGAAGCTCACCTTCCCCAAAAATTCCCTGCATGAAGATATTACCATTACATTCAAACTACCCGTATTTGCCAAGGTTGACGATGTTGCCAGGAATGTGACATTTGGGGATAACATTGTTGCCGGAGTAACCTTTGAAGTTACAGTCGATGGAGCAGTGAAAAGCCCTTACAAATTCGATATTCCCCTGGAGCTTACCTTGCCGTTCAAACGAGGCCTTCTGGACAAAATGGGTATTACTCCCTCCAAGATTGGGATGTTCTTTGCCTCGGCTTCGGGACAGCTTCAGAATGATCCCGGCATTACTGATGTGAAAGTTGATTCGTTGGCGAATGTCATCACCGGGAAAGTGGCGCACTTCTCCACAATCGTAATCGCGCCTGCCCCAACAGGGCCGACCGAAGTGGAAAACTCCATTCCTCAGGATTTCCAGCTCCTGCAGAACATGCCGAATCCTTTCAACCCGACCACAATCATTGCATTCCGAATACCCGAAGCTTCATGGGTAACGCTGAGTATTTATAATATTCTCGGTCAGGAAGTTAAAACGCTGGTTAATTCCAGGATGAATGCCGGGAGATATTCGGTGGTATGGGATGCAACAGACAGCAGGGGCGCCACAGTGACCAGCGGTGTTTATTTCTATCTGCTGAAAGCCGGCGGCAAATCCACCTCGATGAAACTGATGTTTATGAAGTAATATACTTCTCCTTGCAAACAGGTTTCCCTCAAAACCTTCTTCATGCACAAAGGGCGGCATACTAATGCCGCCCTTTGAATTTCCATTATAGAGAACGCGTTCTCACTCGACTCATTGCGGGTAATTATAGGTGAAAGAAAAGGTCTTTCCGCCGGAGGTGCAGGTATTTGTTGAAACAATAGTCATGCTGGATTTGCTCATATCATATTTATAACTGGTGGTGAAATCCTGAGTGCCGCTGTATGTTCCGTTGAATTTGAGGCCGCCCTTGTAGGTAAGGTCATAGACATTCGTAGTCAGATTGTAAGATCCGGAATAAACAATCGCCCCACCCAGGAAAAGTGCATTGTCGTCTGAAAAATCATAGAATGTACAAGTAAAGTTGTAGGTTAATAATTTTTGGTCCGAGCTCATTGTGTATTTGCCATTCACCACAGCCTTTCCGGATTTGGTACCGGTCACATCTCCGGCAAGAGTTATGTCGACGGCAGGCTTTGCAGCCCCGTAGCTGACTTTTGTCAGCGCCCTGCTAAAAACATCACTGGCTTTTGTAGTAATTAGCTGAGTAACCGTGTTCACATTACTTTCGGTCACCACGGTGTTGTTTCCGGTATGAGTAGCAAGAGAACCGGCGCTTGAATTGCCAGTGGTATTTCCGCCGGTGGGCGTACTGTTGTCATCCTTGCTGCACGAGAACGCCAGAAAAGCTGCCAGAACGAGAAATGCAAGAACTTTGACACGCTGCATGTAAATCCCCTTCGTAAAAAAGTGGTAAAAAGAGAACGGTGAAAAAAAAGGTGGACCTGACTTATAAATCATTGATTGGTGGTGTAATTTATATATTTTCAGTACACTTTACAACTCTTTTTTTTCACAGAAATTTCAGAAATAACCCTTGCACTTTGCTTTATACTTCATTATTTTTCCTACCTGTCCGTTTTTGTAGTTTTGGTAACAGTGCACTAAATGTTTCATAAATCGAATATGATGGGGGGGTGTACTTACTGGATGCCAGGAGTTATTGTTCGTGAACAGGAACCGTTCGAGAAAGCGCTGAAAAGATTCAAAAAGGCCTGCGAAAAGGCTGGAATTATATCCGACATGAAAAAGCATCAGCATTTCGAAAAACCCAGCGAAAGGAAAAAACGCAAGATCAATGCGGCAAAACGCAAAAAGATCAAGCTGGAAAAAGCCTTTGGTTAGCTTTTGGCGAGGTGCGGGATGCTCGACCGGATGATCAGGCGGTAGTCTATGGATAATGTGACTACCGCCTTTGCTTTGAGGCAACGAGGTCATGCCCATGAATATACTGGATACGATTGTTATACTGTTAATCCTGGTAATGGGAATTGCCGGCTTTCGCGAGGGGCTGGTACGAGGAGCGGTCAAACTTGCCGGTTTCATCATAACCGTCGTTGCCATGGCGGTTTTTGCCGAGCCGATCGGAAAGCTCGCCGGCTGGCTGCCCCTGGTTCCCCACAAAGCGGCGGTAATACTGGCTTTTCTGGCTGTGTTTATCCTCGGATCTGTTCTCTTTGCCATCCTCGGAAATATCCTCCGCAAGGTTGTTCATCTTACTCCCCTGGGAATGCTCGACAGCGGTATGGGCACGCTTTTCGGCATCCTCAAAGCCGTTTTCCTGGGGGGGATTCTGGCTCTGCTTCTTTCCCTGATGCCTCAGAATAGTTTTTGGAATAAGCAGTATGGATCATCTCTCAGCGGCCCCCCGATGACCCGGCTTATCTCACGATCCATACCGGTGATCACTCTAGGAGGAATCAAATTGTTTAAACATTTTTCACGAGAACCTGTTTTCCCGGAACCAAGGAAAAAGCCCCATGCCCCTTCCAATATCATTTGACAGCCACGCGCTTCGTGTAGTTGAATTCGACCGCATCCGCGAGATTGTTTCTTCCCTGGCTGATTCCTCCGCGGGACAGTCTATGCTTGCCGGAATCTCACCCCTGGATGACATTATTCAAATCAGGCGGCTCCTGGATGAGGTGGACGAGGTTATACGGGCACTGCGGTTTGACGATCCCCTGCCCGGCTTGTCTCTTCACGATCTTCGCGAAGTTTTCCCCCTCATGGGCATCCAGGGGCACCGGCTGGAGATCGAGACTATCGCCGCCATCGCGGAGAATCTGGCCATCGCCCGCTGCCTGAAGGAGTATTTTTCTGACCGGGCGGAGAAATATCCGATCATGAGCGGCCTTGCGGCTCCCATCGTTCCCCATGAGGAAATTGAGAAAACAATCCGCAAGGTGATAACTCCCGATCTGACCGTTTCCGAAGATGCCTCCCCGGAATTACGTTCCATACGGCGGAAACTGGAACAGGCGAAGGCTTCACTTCGGAGCCTGATAGAGAAAACGCTGAACGCTCTTTCCGATGAGGTGGTCGGAGAGCGGGTGATTACCCTGCGGAACGGCAGGTTTGTCATTCCGATTCGCGACGCCATGAAAAACCGGGTGCCCGGCGCTGTCCATGATCGTTCCCAGACCGGGCGGACGCTGTTCATCGAGCCGCTTGCCTCCATCGAGGGGAACAATCAGGTCCGTGAGCTCGAGCTGGCCGAACAGGAGGAAATCAACCGGATTCTCCTGGAGCTGAGCGCTCTTATCTCACGGTCGGCAGAGGACATCCGCCGGAATCAGGATATCATCGTCCGTTTGGATGTGATTACCGCAAAAGCACGATATGGTGTCATTACGGAGGGAAGCATCCCTCGAATCAGCGACAGCGTGTCCCTGAACATCAAGAAAGGCCGTCACCCTCTCCTGGACTGGAAATACCGTAAAAAAACG
Coding sequences within it:
- a CDS encoding replication-associated recombination protein A, whose product is MKLLPEEPDLFEKPDSENKEGAETKRHSLAERLRPETLEEFVGQEHLVGKEAFLSEAIRKDQISSIILWGPPGSGKTTLARLIGHYTDAEFVSFSAVVSGVKDIREVIAYARQSKKKTILFVDEIHRFNKAQQDAFLPYIEDGTIILIGATTENPSFEVIAPLLSRSRVLVLDPLTEEQIRRIVSHAVEDRERGLGNTVAGIEDKATEALVSFSGGDARRALNTLEQASILARKGGKKGRIVTLSDVEKAAQRRMLRYDRAGEEHYNIISAIHKSMRGSDPDAALYWFARMLEGGEDPLYIARRVVRFAAEDIGIADSHALQVAIAATEAYRFLGTPEGELAIAQAIVYCATAPKSNAVYTAYSEARHDARQFGELPVPFHIRNAPTPLMRELGYGRGYVYDHETEDRFSGQEHLPEKLLGKVYYHPTGFGYEKIVGERLRWWADQKRKIREEEKGKETSE
- the rpsU gene encoding 30S ribosomal protein S21, with protein sequence MPGVIVREQEPFEKALKRFKKACEKAGIISDMKKHQHFEKPSERKKRKINAAKRKKIKLEKAFG
- a CDS encoding ArgE/DapE family deacylase, encoding MVDVDKCLNMLDEKEVIQVTQEMVRIPSLTRYEGLGMVNFMERWCKDLGIPVRIYPYNTDRANFFADFGATGGPGRYIFNGHMDTKPVEGMTVDPFGAEIRNGKMYGRGACDMKGGIAGILCAFKALVRAGFRPRGGITFFSDIDEEFGGTAGYYWARQQGLYAGYEGLISCEPTELEVQIGNRGCFVTAFETIGKSAHSGLAYLGVNAIHNMVLFITEYLKLPYLNVENQWFGRCTVNFEKIDGGLYLSAVPDRCIACLDSRIIPETPPEMIQQQLNELMDRLNHEHGINIHETKEPEGWRVRSYKAKAETIPADHPLTLRAIRAYEKATGKKAVISGCPGITIAMVLIEMGIPAIIFGPGSIAQAHTEDEFVPLADLVEAARSYTALMAGM
- a CDS encoding Cof-type HAD-IIB family hydrolase, whose protein sequence is MTERKHNKESNDTAKGLLAIDVDGTLITDHGVITDAVYSALERVIHAGWEIVIATGRTWYAAQQVIESLPFVRYALFSNGACIINVREAGILRLDKIPPEVSREVIGAVRANGAIPVLYNTNIFNQSMFYDTLENACEYFTWYLTNDRRSVRVRDILEHADDVMQIGMIEDRHTIFRIRQALQKYPVSVMSLPFESAHFGGKDHEFWFLQIMGENVSKNRALHSMAGWLEIPKGRIVAVGDNYNDADMIAGADVGVAMGNAPEEIRKLARVVVASNNDSGLAEVVEKVVLSERFFK
- a CDS encoding Ig-like domain-containing protein, coding for MKRSMCLMAVSAVLALTTFMVSPGVTYAKGSGPITTVTVSPDSATVQVGGEIQFSAKALDAGGAAVDTTFTWSVNRTDLGSIDKTGLFKALKAGEVIITATAGVKKGNARVTVIAGSATTGGATAKKVEISPKKETVIVGKTLQFEAAARDSLNRRIQTVITWSVSDQKIGSVDGNGLFKGLAAGSVMVIAKAGAVSDTAKVTVIAEQPPVQEPTVAILQIYPEKASVAVGATVKFEAGLKDAKGNEVQATVKWAVNNKTLGSVDDTGLFKALAAGDVQVIASTGAAADTAFVTVTQGEPPVDAGVNQVAIFRQLPDGKITKFGSGTVENGTVTIGGIPHPLNFLNGMKLTFPKNSLHEDITITFKLPVFAKVDDVARNVTFGDNIVAGVTFEVTVDGAVKSPYKFDIPLELTLPFKRGLLDKMGITPSKIGMFFASASGQLQNDPGITDVKVDSLANVITGKVAHFSTIVIAPAPTGPTEVENSIPQDFQLLQNMPNPFNPTTIIAFRIPEASWVTLSIYNILGQEVKTLVNSRMNAGRYSVVWDATDSRGATVTSGVYFYLLKAGGKSTSMKLMFMK
- a CDS encoding CvpA family protein, producing MNILDTIVILLILVMGIAGFREGLVRGAVKLAGFIITVVAMAVFAEPIGKLAGWLPLVPHKAAVILAFLAVFILGSVLFAILGNILRKVVHLTPLGMLDSGMGTLFGILKAVFLGGILALLLSLMPQNSFWNKQYGSSLSGPPMTRLISRSIPVITLGGIKLFKHFSREPVFPEPRKKPHAPSNII